In Archangium violaceum, the following are encoded in one genomic region:
- a CDS encoding MaoC family dehydratase, with amino-acid sequence MPNKTLIDGLDGLKALRGQKLGASEWKELAYEDIARFAEATGDFQWIHLDRERCKRESPFGVPIAHGYFSVSRIAGLFFEVVDIRGFALVLNYGLNKVRFPAPLKLGARYRLSLELAELKDIPKGVEALLLASIEIEGESKPACAAEVLYRYMLG; translated from the coding sequence ATGCCGAACAAGACGCTCATCGACGGACTGGACGGACTCAAGGCACTTCGCGGACAGAAGCTCGGCGCCTCCGAGTGGAAGGAGCTCGCGTACGAGGACATCGCGCGCTTCGCCGAGGCCACGGGGGACTTCCAGTGGATCCACCTGGACCGCGAGCGGTGCAAGCGCGAGTCGCCTTTTGGAGTGCCCATCGCCCATGGGTACTTCAGCGTCTCGCGCATCGCGGGGCTGTTCTTCGAGGTCGTGGACATCCGCGGCTTCGCGCTCGTCCTGAATTACGGCCTCAACAAGGTCCGATTCCCCGCCCCGCTCAAGCTGGGCGCCCGCTACCGGCTGAGCCTCGAGCTGGCCGAGCTCAAGGACATTCCCAAGGGTGTCGAGGCCCTGCTGCTCGCGAGCATCGAGATCGAAGGCGAGTCCAAGCCGGCGTGCGCCGCGGAGGTGCTCTACCGCTACATGCTCGGGTGA